In a genomic window of Pseudomonas oryzihabitans:
- a CDS encoding acetyl-CoA carboxylase, whose amino-acid sequence MTEHNVQSPLPGTFYRKSAPDAPVYVEVGHWVEPGSVIGLIEVMKQFSEVLAERAGTLQAFLVEDGDPVEPGQALATISVDA is encoded by the coding sequence ATGACTGAACATAACGTGCAGTCGCCCTTGCCGGGCACCTTCTACCGCAAGTCTGCGCCGGACGCCCCGGTCTATGTCGAGGTGGGTCATTGGGTCGAACCCGGCAGTGTGATCGGACTGATCGAGGTGATGAAACAGTTCTCCGAAGTGCTCGCTGAGCGTGCCGGTACCCTGCAGGCCTTCTTGGTGGAAGACGGCGATCCGGTCGAGCCGGGGCAGGCACTCGCGACCATCAGCGTCGACGCGTGA
- a CDS encoding 5-oxoprolinase subunit PxpA, giving the protein MKTVDLNSDMGEGFGPWTIGDGVDEAIMPLISSANIATGFHAGDPNIMRRTVERALELGVGIGAHPGFRDLVGFGRRYLDAPVTELINDMLYQLGALREFARLHGAELQHIKPHGALYMHLARDERAAREFVETLQRVDPQLLLFCMPGSATWRVAQALGQPTVREFYADRDYDNSGSIVFIRRVKALDPWEVAAKVLRACQKGVVRTVEGDDIEIAFDSICIHSDTPGALALVQAIRAALQDAGITIKAPH; this is encoded by the coding sequence ATGAAAACAGTCGATCTCAATTCCGACATGGGTGAAGGTTTCGGCCCCTGGACCATCGGCGATGGCGTGGATGAGGCGATCATGCCGCTGATCAGCAGTGCCAACATCGCCACCGGTTTCCACGCCGGTGATCCGAACATCATGCGCCGTACCGTCGAGCGGGCCCTCGAACTTGGCGTCGGTATCGGTGCCCACCCCGGCTTCCGTGACCTGGTCGGCTTCGGCCGTCGGTACCTCGACGCGCCCGTCACCGAGCTGATCAACGACATGCTCTACCAGCTCGGCGCCCTGCGTGAGTTCGCGCGCCTGCATGGCGCGGAGCTGCAGCACATCAAGCCGCATGGCGCCTTGTACATGCACCTGGCGCGAGACGAGCGGGCCGCCCGCGAATTCGTCGAGACGCTGCAGCGTGTCGATCCGCAGCTCCTGTTGTTCTGCATGCCCGGTTCGGCCACCTGGCGCGTCGCCCAGGCGTTGGGCCAGCCGACGGTACGCGAGTTCTACGCTGATCGCGATTACGACAACAGCGGCTCCATCGTCTTCATCCGCCGAGTCAAGGCGCTCGACCCTTGGGAGGTTGCCGCCAAGGTGCTGCGGGCTTGCCAGAAAGGAGTCGTGCGGACGGTCGAGGGTGACGACATCGAAATCGCCTTCGATTCGATCTGTATCCACAGTGACACCCCCGGCGCACTGGCGCTGGTCCAGGCGATCCGAGCGGCCTTGCAGGACGCTGGCATCACCATCAAGGCGCCGCACTGA